The following are encoded together in the Triticum dicoccoides isolate Atlit2015 ecotype Zavitan chromosome 6B, WEW_v2.0, whole genome shotgun sequence genome:
- the LOC119323687 gene encoding probable galacturonosyltransferase-like 9, producing MAAAAPAMRAGLAVLAAFLLLLAASGAGAEGALPRFAEAPEYRNGEGCPAAVAGAGVCDPGLVHIAMTLDAHYLRGSMAAIYSLLKHASCPESLFFHFLAADGPEPGVGELRSALAASFPSLRFEIYPFRADAVTGLISASVRAALEAPLNYARNYLADLLPKCVPRAIYLDSDVLAVDDVRRLWETRLPAAAVVAAPEYCHANFSRYFTDAFWSDPDLGERVFAGRRRAPCYFNTGVMVIDLRRWRSGNYRHRVEQWMELQKEKRIYELGSLPPFLLLFAGEVEAVDHRWNQHGLGGDNILGSCRPLHKGPVSLMHWSGKGKPWDRLDAGRPCPLDHTWKSYDLYIGDGDASQASAPSWASLSSSALPAAVFSW from the coding sequence ATGGCCGCGGCCGCGCCGGCGATGCGGGCCGGGCTGGCGGTCCTGGCGGCCTTCTTGTTGTTGTTGGCCGcatcgggggcgggggcggagggGGCGCTGCCGAGGTTCGCGGAGGCCCCCGAGTACCGGAACGGGGAGGGCTGcccggcggcggtggccggcgcggggGTGTGCGACCCGGGGCTCGTCCACATCGCGATGACGCTCGACGCGCACTACCTCCGGGGCTCCATGGCCGCCATCTATTCGCTGCTCAAGCACGCCTCCTGCCCGGagtcgctcttcttccacttcctcGCCGCGGACGGCCCCGAGCCCGGGGTGGGCGAGCTCCGgagcgcgctcgccgcctccttcccgTCGCTGCGGTTCGAGATCTACCCGTTCCGCGCCGACGCCGTCACGGGGCTCATCTCCGCCTCGGTGCGCGCCGCGCTCGAGGCGCCGCTCAACTACGCCAGGAACTACCTCGCCGACCTGCTCCCCAAGTGCGTGCCGCGGGCCATTTACCTCGACTCGGACGTGCTCGCCGTCGACGACGTGCGCCGCCTCTGGGAGACGCGCctacccgccgccgccgtcgtcgccgcgcccgagTACTGCCACGCCAACTTCTCCCGCTACTTCACCGACGCCTTCTGGTCCGACCCGGACCTCGGCGAGCGCGTCTTCGcgggccgccgccgcgcgccctgctACTTCAACACCGGCGTCATGGTCATCGACCTCCGGCGCTGGCGCTCGGGGAACTACCGCCACCGTGTCGAGCAATGGATGGAGTTGCAGAAAGAGAAGCGAATCTACGAGCTGGGGTCCTTGCCCCCTTTCTTGCTCCTCTTCGCCGGCGAGGTGGAGGCTGTCGACCATCGGTGGAACCAGCACGGCTTGGGCGGCGACAACATTCTTGGTAGCTGCCGCCCTCTCCACAAGGGCCCTGTCAGCCTGATGCACTGGTCAGGCAAGGGCAAGCCATGGGATCGCCTCGACGCCGGCAGGCCTTGCCCGCTCGACCATACTTGGAAATCATACGACCTCTACATTGGCGACGGTGATGCATCGCAAGCATCGGCGCCGTCCTGGGCCTCATTGTCATCATCGGCGTTGCCCGCGGCGGTGTTTTCTTGGTAG